A genomic region of Anaerolineae bacterium contains the following coding sequences:
- a CDS encoding CotH kinase family protein: protein MMVMVITATVNKSDYDNMLSTYWLKEDIDADLAVDGVLYKKGEISFRGSTTLSFPKKGFKIKFPKKNLFQGHTKRIDVSASYVDKSLIRERLAFDLFAKTSVVASNAWHLDFTILSKEGQLLERGLYTALDHVDEYFFRRKGREIGTLYKADGGSVNGVLMGAVLDPQPEAVLKILYDKQSTKNIAAQNIPANLSRMALNLPPIGVITADELDYSDLDAFIRLVNSWDAYTIARHLDDVMDVESYLDWLAVNTMVQSNDTYHKNYFLHNRVEDDKWEIMPWDYDLTWGRNWNDYCDGLCDDLSEGTSIKGSNQMANRLSQRVLNNPTLFERLRAKVDHLLKTEFVEDKLFNQIDTYYAEITELAHQDTRKWPSNAEFDHERDRLKDWIRRRRQFLFKELSAGPPPVERADTIVLNVGFNKAKLVAGDQLGFEATVRNIGNASTGDTVGVAFLVDNQRITFGTADALAPGADCLIKSVSGWTALAGKHLLTAVVDDVNRYPEISEINNSLELEFYVQAKPAPAMSDVVVKDIAFERNEVGQIRLAALVANIGQAQTGDVVGVAFFVDDGYATFGVIPPLPAGESQAVRAVQPLSLSGSHKITAFVDDVNRFPEEHEENNTLTEQIDFGAAGPQLADTVILNVSMGQGRFKEGDEVTFEAMVRNIGTAITGDLVGVAFLVDGRYITFGTTAPIPPGETRNIRSVTSWRAVAGQHRLLAIVDDVNRYPEISETNNQFELDFHVLPGDEAQLPDSTIESIDFETDPSGQIILKATVSNIGPAPTPNVVGVAFFVDGQYLTYGVTQPMPAGATETIRAVKALSLHGPHTVTALVDDVNRYDELSHQNNALTRAITFS from the coding sequence ATGATGGTCATGGTCATTACCGCTACCGTCAACAAATCCGACTACGATAACATGCTCAGCACTTATTGGCTGAAAGAGGATATTGACGCGGATTTGGCAGTGGATGGTGTTTTGTACAAAAAAGGGGAGATCTCTTTTAGAGGTTCAACCACGCTCAGTTTCCCCAAAAAAGGCTTTAAAATCAAGTTTCCCAAAAAAAATCTATTCCAGGGACACACCAAACGCATTGACGTAAGCGCCAGCTACGTGGACAAAAGTCTCATCCGGGAGCGGTTAGCCTTTGATCTCTTTGCCAAAACCAGCGTGGTCGCTTCCAACGCCTGGCATCTGGACTTTACGATTCTGAGCAAGGAAGGCCAACTCCTGGAACGCGGGCTATATACTGCCCTGGACCACGTGGACGAGTACTTCTTTCGCCGTAAGGGGCGCGAGATTGGCACGCTCTACAAAGCGGATGGAGGTTCGGTGAACGGGGTATTAATGGGGGCGGTGCTCGACCCGCAGCCTGAAGCCGTTCTGAAAATCTTATACGACAAACAGAGTACCAAAAATATTGCGGCCCAAAACATCCCGGCCAACCTGTCCCGCATGGCCCTCAACCTGCCCCCCATTGGCGTTATCACCGCCGACGAGTTGGATTATAGCGACCTTGACGCCTTTATTCGCCTGGTCAATAGCTGGGACGCCTACACCATTGCCCGCCACCTGGACGACGTGATGGATGTTGAATCTTATCTGGATTGGCTGGCCGTCAACACGATGGTGCAAAGCAACGATACCTACCATAAAAATTATTTTTTGCACAACCGGGTTGAGGATGATAAGTGGGAGATCATGCCCTGGGACTACGACCTGACCTGGGGGCGCAATTGGAACGATTATTGCGACGGCTTGTGCGACGACCTGTCGGAGGGAACTTCTATCAAAGGTTCTAATCAAATGGCCAACCGCCTGAGCCAGCGCGTGCTCAACAACCCCACCCTGTTCGAGCGCCTCCGGGCCAAAGTTGACCACTTGTTAAAGACGGAATTTGTTGAAGACAAGTTGTTCAACCAGATTGACACCTACTACGCTGAAATCACTGAACTGGCTCATCAGGATACCCGCAAATGGCCAAGCAATGCCGAATTTGATCACGAACGGGACCGGCTGAAAGATTGGATCAGGCGTCGCCGCCAATTTTTGTTCAAAGAACTCAGCGCCGGGCCGCCGCCCGTTGAACGGGCCGATACCATTGTGCTTAACGTGGGCTTTAACAAGGCCAAGCTGGTGGCCGGCGACCAGCTTGGTTTTGAGGCTACCGTGCGCAATATCGGCAACGCCTCTACTGGTGATACGGTAGGGGTGGCCTTTTTGGTTGACAACCAACGCATCACCTTTGGCACGGCGGATGCGCTTGCGCCGGGCGCCGACTGCCTGATCAAGTCGGTCTCCGGTTGGACGGCGCTCGCCGGCAAACATCTGCTTACGGCCGTGGTGGACGACGTGAACCGCTACCCGGAAATTTCTGAGATCAACAACTCGCTTGAGCTTGAATTTTACGTTCAGGCCAAACCGGCCCCGGCCATGAGCGATGTGGTCGTTAAAGACATTGCCTTTGAACGAAATGAAGTGGGCCAGATCAGGCTGGCCGCGCTGGTGGCCAATATCGGCCAGGCGCAAACCGGGGATGTGGTGGGCGTGGCCTTTTTTGTGGACGATGGTTACGCCACCTTTGGCGTCATCCCGCCCCTGCCGGCCGGAGAATCGCAGGCGGTGCGGGCCGTACAGCCGCTCTCTTTGTCCGGTTCCCACAAAATCACGGCCTTTGTAGACGACGTGAATCGTTTCCCGGAGGAACACGAAGAAAACAATACCTTAACCGAACAAATTGATTTTGGCGCGGCCGGCCCCCAATTAGCCGACACAGTGATCCTGAATGTGAGCATGGGCCAGGGACGTTTTAAGGAAGGGGACGAGGTTACCTTTGAAGCAATGGTCCGCAACATTGGCACAGCCATCACCGGCGACCTGGTGGGGGTGGCCTTTCTGGTTGATGGCCGCTACATCACCTTTGGTACTACTGCGCCTATCCCGCCGGGTGAAACCCGCAACATCAGGTCCGTAACCTCGTGGCGGGCGGTGGCCGGTCAGCACCGGCTGCTGGCCATTGTGGATGACGTCAATCGTTATCCAGAAATTTCTGAAACCAATAATCAGTTTGAGTTGGACTTCCACGTGCTGCCGGGCGACGAGGCGCAACTGCCAGATTCCACCATCGAGAGCATTGATTTTGAAACCGATCCATCGGGTCAAATAATCCTGAAGGCCACTGTGTCCAACATTGGCCCTGCGCCCACACCCAATGTAGTGGGGGTCGCCTTTTTTGTAGACGGCCAATACCTCACCTACGGCGTTACCCAACCCATGCCGGCCGGGGCCACCGAAACCATCCGCGCCGTCAAAGCCCTCTCTCTGCACGGGCCTCACACCGTCACCGCCCTGGTGGATGACGTTAATCGCTACGACGAATTGAGTCATCAAAATAATGCCCTAACGCGCGCGATTACGTTTAGCTAA
- a CDS encoding sialate O-acetylesterase, whose product MRTKLPFYISLPVTLAVGMILGVMLQAYGDLSGTFRELWNNRYGPSFFQNEPPPPDIIPPQFQGKLALFILAGQSNIGGRGEVPDGQQTNANVFVFGNDYRWKVAQEPVDDPTNQVDQVSLDPDAGFSPALAFATSLLERQPELAIGLIPCARGGSSMVQWQRSLSDHTLYGSCLKRVRAASVMGHVAGVLFFQGEAEAIAPELYQETALFPYEWRDRFELLVNNWRADLASPQLPVIFAQIGNHAAPDIFVNWELVKEQQTLVQMPYCEMITTDDLALKDMIHFTPESYQIIGSRFAEAYLNLSQE is encoded by the coding sequence ATGAGGACTAAACTGCCTTTTTATATCAGTCTGCCTGTAACGTTGGCCGTTGGCATGATCTTGGGTGTTATGCTGCAAGCCTACGGTGATCTTAGCGGCACTTTCAGAGAACTATGGAACAACCGTTATGGGCCTTCTTTTTTCCAAAATGAGCCACCCCCGCCAGACATTATCCCTCCCCAGTTTCAAGGCAAACTGGCCCTGTTTATCCTGGCCGGACAATCAAACATCGGCGGCCGCGGCGAAGTGCCGGACGGCCAGCAAACAAACGCAAATGTGTTTGTTTTTGGCAATGATTATCGCTGGAAAGTGGCCCAAGAGCCGGTTGACGATCCCACCAACCAGGTTGACCAGGTATCCCTGGACCCGGACGCCGGTTTTAGCCCGGCCCTGGCGTTTGCCACGTCTCTTTTGGAGAGGCAACCTGAACTGGCGATTGGCTTAATCCCGTGCGCCAGGGGGGGCAGTTCAATGGTGCAGTGGCAAAGAAGCTTAAGTGACCATACGTTGTATGGCTCCTGTTTAAAACGAGTCCGGGCCGCCTCGGTGATGGGCCATGTGGCGGGGGTCCTTTTTTTTCAGGGAGAAGCGGAAGCGATTGCCCCGGAGTTATACCAGGAAACAGCCCTGTTTCCCTATGAGTGGCGGGATAGATTTGAGCTTCTGGTTAATAATTGGCGGGCCGATCTGGCCTCACCTCAACTGCCGGTAATCTTTGCCCAAATCGGCAACCATGCGGCCCCGGATATTTTTGTCAATTGGGAATTGGTTAAAGAACAACAAACATTGGTCCAAATGCCGTATTGTGAAATGATCACCACCGACGACCTGGCATTAAAAGATATGATTCATTTCACCCCAGAGAGTTATCAAATAATTGGGAGCCGGTTTGCCGAGGCTTACCTGAATTTAAGCCAGGAGTAA
- a CDS encoding DinB family protein — translation MNIKEVITSQYLASLEMLKQAVIKCPETLWHNPADKNKFWHIAYHALFYTHLYLQSSEKEFTPWAKHREHYQFMGPLPWPPHQKPEIGEPYAKEEVLAYLEFCQKQVLETVPSLNLEDVSGFEWLPFGKLELQFYNIRHLMQHTGELCERLGARANIDVDWVGLKHS, via the coding sequence ATGAATATCAAGGAAGTTATCACCTCTCAATATCTCGCTTCGCTGGAAATGCTCAAGCAGGCTGTGATTAAATGCCCGGAAACTTTATGGCACAATCCGGCAGATAAAAACAAGTTCTGGCACATTGCCTATCACGCTCTCTTTTACACCCACCTGTATCTACAGTCGAGCGAAAAAGAGTTTACGCCGTGGGCCAAACACAGAGAGCACTATCAATTTATGGGACCGTTGCCCTGGCCGCCGCACCAGAAACCGGAAATTGGCGAACCATACGCAAAGGAAGAAGTTTTGGCCTATCTGGAATTTTGCCAGAAACAGGTGCTGGAAACTGTGCCTTCTTTAAATCTGGAGGACGTATCCGGCTTTGAGTGGCTGCCTTTTGGCAAATTGGAGCTTCAATTCTACAACATCCGCCACCTGATGCAACACACCGGCGAGCTTTGCGAACGATTAGGAGCCAGGGCAAACATTGACGTTGACTGGGTGGGGCTGAAACACAGTTAA
- a CDS encoding O-methyltransferase, with protein MTQDQWSAVDRYLNNLLLPPDPALEAALQASAAAGLPVHHISPGQGKLLFLLAQIQGARVILEIGTLGGYSTIWLARALPADGRLITLEADPKHATVAQANFARAGLSHTVELRLGQALDTLPQLAAEGRGPFDLIFIDADKPHNPDYFKWALKLSRRGSLIIADNIVRSGAVVDRTSNDPNVRGVRRFLELVAAEPRVSATAIQTVGGKGYDGLAIVLVTADGPGR; from the coding sequence ATGACTCAAGATCAATGGTCTGCGGTTGACCGCTACCTTAATAATTTGCTGCTGCCGCCCGACCCCGCATTGGAGGCGGCGTTGCAAGCCAGCGCTGCGGCCGGCCTGCCGGTGCACCATATCTCCCCCGGTCAGGGCAAGCTGCTATTTCTGTTGGCCCAAATCCAGGGGGCGCGCGTTATTCTGGAAATCGGCACGCTGGGCGGATACAGCACCATCTGGTTGGCGCGCGCCTTGCCTGCCGATGGCCGCCTGATTACCCTGGAAGCCGATCCCAAACACGCAACAGTCGCCCAGGCCAATTTTGCCCGGGCCGGGCTGAGCCACACGGTTGAGTTGCGCCTGGGCCAGGCCCTGGATACCCTGCCGCAGCTTGCCGCCGAGGGGCGTGGCCCATTTGACCTGATCTTCATTGACGCCGACAAGCCGCACAACCCGGATTACTTCAAATGGGCGCTCAAACTCTCCCGGCGTGGCAGTTTGATCATTGCCGACAATATTGTCCGCAGCGGAGCGGTTGTTGACCGAACCAGCAACGATCCCAATGTGCGGGGCGTGCGCCGCTTTCTTGAGCTTGTTGCCGCTGAACCCCGGGTAAGCGCCACGGCGATTCAGACCGTGGGGGGCAAAGGATATGACGGCCTGGCCATCGTACTCGTCACCGCTGACGGGCCAGGGAGGTAG
- a CDS encoding tryptophan-rich sensory protein: MNKYLLRQLSVVVAVTATLVVNGLANALPLNGQTTGEISDRFQVYFVPAGYVFSIWGLIYLGLVLFAVYQALPSQREHPRLRRIGYPVALSCLANIAWLFLWHYEYFPLTLVAMVILLLLLITVYVRLGIGRGAVSAAEKWLAHVPFSIYLGWITVATIANTASLLDYLNWGQWGLSAETWTVVMLLAGAGLALAAGFTRGDVGYMAVIIWAFVGIAVKHNNPHLVAIAAWAATAVVGLALAAGIVLPRLRKQQTL, encoded by the coding sequence ATGAACAAATATCTTCTCAGGCAATTGTCTGTTGTTGTGGCCGTCACCGCAACCCTTGTGGTCAATGGGTTGGCCAACGCGCTGCCCCTGAACGGCCAAACAACGGGCGAAATCTCAGACCGGTTTCAGGTGTACTTTGTCCCGGCCGGTTACGTGTTCTCCATTTGGGGTCTGATTTACCTGGGCCTCGTTCTTTTTGCCGTCTATCAGGCGCTGCCGTCGCAGCGAGAGCATCCACGTCTGCGCCGGATCGGGTATCCTGTTGCCTTAAGTTGCCTGGCCAACATAGCCTGGCTTTTTTTATGGCACTATGAGTACTTTCCCTTAACCCTGGTGGCAATGGTTATCCTGCTGCTTCTGCTGATTACGGTTTACGTGCGGCTGGGGATAGGCCGGGGGGCGGTTTCAGCCGCTGAAAAATGGTTGGCCCATGTGCCCTTCAGCATCTACCTGGGTTGGATCACGGTAGCCACTATTGCCAATACCGCCTCCCTGTTAGATTACCTGAATTGGGGGCAATGGGGTCTCAGCGCCGAAACGTGGACAGTGGTTATGCTCTTGGCCGGGGCAGGTCTGGCCTTGGCGGCAGGTTTCACCAGGGGCGATGTAGGCTACATGGCGGTCATCATCTGGGCCTTTGTGGGCATCGCCGTTAAACATAATAACCCCCATCTGGTGGCCATAGCGGCGTGGGCGGCAACGGCAGTGGTCGGGCTGGCCTTGGCGGCAGGGATAGTTCTTCCGCGGCTGCGCAAACAGCAAACCCTATAA
- a CDS encoding ribonucleoside-diphosphate reductase, whose amino-acid sequence MPTKPAANTPQQKVNAGKNGHQTNSLHPLGEKIFLDRYALKDGQKETITPGDTVVVAVNLETGQREIGTVTALNGQHVTITLRDGAVVERAIEHLDKPLETHPSEMLNRVARGMARVEAPEKQAEWEKNFRWLLDEWKFVPGGRILTAAGTDQHLTYYNCYVIPSPQDSRGGIMDTLTQMTEIMSRGGGVGINLSSLRPHHAYVRGVNGRSSGSVSWGELYSFVTGLIEQGGSRRGALMLILNVWHPDVLEFINSKRQMGRITNANISVGITDDFMEAVKADTDWDLVFPDTTHPGYDETWDGNLAAWQAAGKPVIVHKTLRASDIWHTIIESAWASAEPGIFFVERYNKMSNSWYYASILCTNPCVTKDTLIYTSEGLISAEELFISNQEIDVVVDGRFGRQGTTAKASHLFRTGKKPVYRLQTKEGYYIRATANHRLMTPRGWIELQDLRPGDQVHILNRKGGFGAKGSLELGRTLGWLIGDGTLKQNEAVLSFFGPEKRELAPMFADYVNTLVAPITATARRYHVAPAQIPDRDEARLSSTRLYTIAQEHGLAKIKHRVPESVLHGSETMQRGFLQALFTADGSFQDGGSKGGSVRLAANSIELLEDVQRVLLNFGVVSRIYRNRRTAEYRNLPDGKGGMKPYWCEAQHELVISKQNMIAFSEEIGFLIAYKQEKLHHYITRGKRGPYTEKFTVTVEDIFTEGIEDVYDITEPLTHSFIGNGLVLHNCGEQGLPAWGVCNLGALNLAKFVKDGQVDWDSLAKGVRYAVRFLDNVIDDTPYFFDDNQRQQLSERRVGLGTMGLAEMLIRLKIRYGSPECVAFLDQLYEFIATEAYLASAGNAAEKGAFSKFEAEQFLQSGFMQGMPEKVRQAVREKGIRNVTLLTQAPTGTTGTMVNTSTGIEPFYFWSFQRTGRMGTHEEQVTVYDEWLTAHPDAPLPDYFVTAMDLTPEEHVRVQAAIQRWVDSSISKTCNTPHNYTVEQTRQLYELIYKLGCKGGTIYRDGSRNEQVLNLKEEDKEKVNEPKASPPQWRVRPATLHGNTYRKNTPIGTAYITINANGEGDREPFEVFINVGKAGSDVAADAEGLGRLVSLILRMPSPLTPQERVQDIVAQLRGIGSGRAQGFGKNRVMSLPDALAQVLAEHVGFNSTGDLPGLPDEGERVQLKLSLKGDLCPGCGQATLLHIEGCKKCLECGYSEC is encoded by the coding sequence ATGCCGACCAAACCCGCAGCAAATACGCCACAACAAAAAGTAAACGCCGGCAAAAATGGTCATCAAACCAATTCTCTGCACCCCCTGGGGGAAAAAATCTTTCTCGATCGTTACGCCCTGAAGGACGGCCAAAAAGAAACCATCACCCCGGGCGATACGGTGGTGGTGGCCGTCAACCTGGAAACCGGTCAGCGCGAAATTGGCACGGTGACCGCCCTTAACGGCCAGCACGTCACCATTACCCTCCGGGATGGGGCAGTGGTGGAACGGGCCATTGAGCACCTTGACAAACCTCTGGAAACCCATCCCTCGGAAATGCTTAACCGCGTGGCGCGGGGCATGGCTCGGGTAGAAGCGCCGGAGAAACAGGCCGAGTGGGAGAAAAACTTCCGCTGGCTGCTGGACGAGTGGAAATTTGTGCCCGGCGGGCGCATCCTGACCGCCGCCGGCACCGACCAACATCTGACCTACTACAACTGTTACGTCATCCCCAGCCCACAAGACAGTCGGGGCGGCATTATGGACACCCTCACCCAGATGACCGAAATCATGTCGCGCGGCGGGGGGGTGGGCATTAACCTCTCCAGCCTGCGGCCCCATCACGCTTACGTGCGCGGGGTCAATGGCCGCTCCAGCGGGTCGGTGTCGTGGGGCGAGTTGTATAGTTTTGTCACCGGCTTGATCGAACAAGGAGGCAGCCGGCGCGGGGCGCTGATGCTCATTCTTAACGTGTGGCATCCCGACGTGCTGGAATTTATCAACAGCAAACGCCAAATGGGCCGCATTACCAACGCCAACATCAGCGTGGGCATCACCGATGACTTTATGGAGGCCGTTAAAGCCGACACCGATTGGGATTTGGTTTTTCCCGACACCACCCACCCCGGTTACGACGAAACCTGGGACGGCAACCTGGCCGCCTGGCAGGCCGCGGGCAAGCCCGTGATTGTTCACAAAACCCTTAGAGCCAGCGACATCTGGCACACCATCATCGAAAGCGCCTGGGCCAGCGCCGAGCCGGGCATCTTTTTTGTTGAACGTTACAACAAAATGAGCAATTCGTGGTATTACGCGTCTATTCTTTGCACAAACCCATGTGTTACAAAAGACACATTGATTTATACCTCAGAGGGATTAATCAGTGCGGAAGAGTTGTTTATCTCAAACCAAGAGATTGACGTTGTAGTGGATGGCCGTTTCGGACGCCAGGGAACAACGGCAAAAGCCTCTCACCTCTTTCGCACAGGCAAGAAGCCTGTTTATCGTCTCCAAACAAAAGAAGGTTACTACATCCGGGCAACCGCAAACCATCGCCTCATGACCCCACGTGGATGGATCGAACTACAAGATTTGCGACCCGGTGATCAAGTTCACATTCTTAATCGTAAAGGTGGATTTGGCGCCAAAGGCTCTCTGGAACTGGGACGTACCCTGGGCTGGCTAATTGGCGACGGCACCCTCAAACAAAATGAGGCGGTTCTTTCTTTCTTCGGTCCCGAAAAGCGCGAGTTAGCCCCTATGTTTGCCGATTACGTCAACACACTGGTCGCGCCGATAACCGCAACTGCCCGTCGTTACCACGTGGCTCCGGCCCAGATACCAGATCGAGATGAAGCACGCCTTAGTTCGACCCGCCTTTACACCATTGCCCAAGAGCATGGTCTCGCCAAAATCAAACATCGTGTGCCTGAAAGCGTACTACACGGTTCAGAAACAATGCAACGAGGCTTTTTACAAGCCCTCTTCACTGCCGATGGGAGCTTCCAAGATGGCGGCTCAAAGGGTGGAAGTGTTCGACTTGCGGCTAACTCAATAGAATTACTTGAAGATGTACAACGCGTCTTGCTGAATTTTGGCGTCGTCAGCCGTATCTACCGTAATCGCCGTACAGCCGAATATCGAAACCTGCCTGATGGCAAAGGAGGCATGAAGCCTTACTGGTGTGAAGCTCAACACGAACTGGTTATTTCCAAACAAAATATGATCGCGTTTTCTGAAGAGATTGGTTTTTTGATAGCATACAAGCAAGAAAAATTACATCACTACATTACCCGGGGCAAACGTGGCCCCTACACGGAAAAGTTTACCGTTACCGTAGAAGATATCTTCACAGAAGGCATTGAAGACGTTTACGATATTACGGAACCGCTTACCCACTCTTTCATCGGAAATGGCCTGGTACTTCACAACTGCGGCGAGCAGGGTCTGCCCGCCTGGGGAGTCTGCAACCTGGGCGCGTTGAACCTGGCCAAGTTCGTCAAAGATGGCCAGGTGGATTGGGACAGTCTGGCCAAAGGCGTGCGCTACGCCGTCCGTTTCCTGGACAACGTGATTGACGACACCCCTTACTTTTTTGACGATAACCAGCGCCAGCAACTCAGCGAGCGACGGGTGGGCCTGGGCACCATGGGCCTGGCCGAAATGCTCATCCGCCTGAAAATCCGCTACGGCAGCCCGGAATGTGTGGCCTTTTTGGATCAGCTCTACGAGTTTATTGCCACCGAAGCCTACCTGGCCTCCGCCGGCAACGCCGCCGAAAAAGGAGCTTTTTCCAAGTTTGAAGCGGAGCAGTTTTTACAGAGCGGCTTTATGCAGGGCATGCCGGAAAAAGTGCGCCAGGCCGTGCGGGAAAAAGGCATCCGCAACGTCACTCTGCTCACCCAGGCCCCCACCGGCACCACCGGCACCATGGTCAACACCTCCACCGGCATCGAACCCTTCTACTTTTGGAGTTTTCAACGCACGGGCCGCATGGGCACGCACGAGGAGCAGGTGACCGTGTACGACGAATGGCTCACGGCCCACCCCGACGCGCCCCTGCCCGATTATTTTGTCACCGCCATGGACCTGACCCCCGAAGAACACGTGCGGGTGCAGGCCGCCATTCAGCGCTGGGTAGACTCTAGCATCAGCAAAACCTGCAATACGCCCCACAACTACACCGTAGAACAAACCCGCCAGTTGTACGAACTGATCTACAAGTTAGGCTGCAAGGGCGGCACCATTTACCGCGACGGCTCCCGCAATGAGCAGGTGCTGAATTTAAAGGAAGAAGACAAGGAAAAAGTCAACGAGCCAAAAGCGTCTCCCCCCCAATGGCGCGTGCGCCCGGCCACCCTGCACGGCAATACTTACCGCAAAAACACGCCCATCGGCACGGCCTACATCACCATCAACGCCAACGGCGAAGGCGACCGGGAGCCGTTTGAGGTGTTCATCAACGTGGGCAAAGCCGGCAGCGACGTGGCCGCCGACGCCGAGGGCCTGGGCCGCTTGGTGAGCCTGATCTTGCGCATGCCCAGCCCCCTCACCCCGCAAGAACGGGTGCAGGATATTGTGGCCCAACTGCGCGGCATCGGCTCGGGTCGCGCCCAGGGTTTTGGCAAAAACCGGGTCATGAGCCTGCCCGACGCCCTGGCCCAGGTGCTGGCCGAACACGTGGGTTTCAACTCCACCGGCGACCTGCCCGGCCTGCCCGACGAGGGCGAACGGGTGCAGCTCAAACTCTCCCTCAAAGGCGATCTCTGTCCCGGCTGCGGACAGGCGACCCTGCTGCACATCGAGGGCTGCAAGAAGTGCCTGGAGTGCGGGTATAGTGAGTGTTAA
- the nrdR gene encoding transcriptional repressor NrdR, with protein MKCPFCGASSTYIRVIDTREVTDGIRRRRECDQCHQRFTTYERIASMNLLVIKRDGRREEFDKEKLVKSMRVSCSKRPVSSAAIEDAAREIEAALYAMGKSEVSHQQIGELVMKHLQDIDDVAYVRYASVYRRFRDVTSMAEEIQLLQARKRREEELRNQIPLPIGEET; from the coding sequence ATGAAATGTCCATTTTGTGGTGCATCCAGCACTTATATCCGGGTTATTGATACCCGCGAGGTCACGGATGGCATCCGCCGCCGCCGCGAGTGCGATCAATGCCATCAACGTTTTACCACGTATGAACGTATTGCCAGCATGAATTTGCTGGTCATTAAACGAGACGGGCGGCGGGAAGAGTTTGACAAAGAAAAGCTGGTCAAGAGCATGCGGGTCTCCTGCTCCAAACGGCCGGTTTCCAGCGCGGCCATCGAGGACGCCGCCCGGGAAATCGAAGCCGCCCTGTACGCCATGGGCAAAAGCGAGGTCAGCCATCAGCAGATTGGCGAACTGGTGATGAAACACCTGCAAGATATTGACGACGTAGCCTACGTGCGTTATGCCTCGGTTTACCGCCGCTTCCGCGACGTGACCAGCATGGCCGAAGAGATCCAACTCCTCCAGGCCCGCAAACGCCGGGAAGAGGAATTGAGAAATCAGATTCCCTTGCCCATTGGCGAAGAGACATAG